One Pieris brassicae chromosome 11, ilPieBrab1.1, whole genome shotgun sequence DNA window includes the following coding sequences:
- the LOC123716260 gene encoding nuclear pore complex protein Nup133-like yields the protein MDYNSTGGMRSPFSPRLRQSLSGRRAHRLSTVEKNQSKYDRTSQPQIIDVIYQTTHSTVETCVMPLPVMVTEALTFGSGDVSVGMSPSGWCWVVTGRRVLAWPQELTGSSGPVAARELTLPHTKLTLFLSSMKMMNRRYLQTVPECDRLVSRIDDTGTTLGLLLLAIVTTCTLFKISTNREGRPTVSCTTLRPPSGWLGGIGRRVSLLFFGSMPAHADTKLVGVVILSNLPPTTDEEESDELICMVADGPLLQMWFRIA from the exons ATGGATTACAATAGTACTGGTGGAATGAGGAGTCCGTTCTCTCCACGGTTGAGGCAATCGTTATCTGGAAGACGAGCCCATAGACTATCAACAGTTGAAAAGAATCAGAG CAAATATGACCGAACATCGCAACCGCAAATAATTGACGTGATTTATCAGACAACACATAGCACAGTAGAGACCTGTGTAATGCCCCTCCCAGTTATGGTTACTGAAGCTCTTACATTTg gCAGTGGTGATGTTAGTGTAGGCATGTCACCATCTGGTTGGTGCTGGGTTGTAACTGGGCGTAGAGTTCTGGCCTGGCCTCAGGAGCTGACAGGTTCATCAGGGCCAGTAGCTGCTCGTGAACTCACTTTACCCCACACAAAGCTGACCTTGTTTTTATCTTCTATGAAAATGATGAACAG ACGGTACCTTCAGACTGTACCTGAATGTGATCGATTAGTATCAAGAATAGATGACACTGGTACTACTTTGGGATTGTTACTTCTTGCAATTGTTACTACTTGTACTTTATTCAAGATATCTACTAATAGAg AGGGTAGACCAACAGTGAGCTGTACCACTCTTAGGCCCCCAAGTGGCTGGCTTGGTGGTATAGGCCGACGTGTCTCACTACTATTCTTTGGCTCAATGCCAGCTCATGCTGATAct aaattagtTGGTGTGGTCATTCTTTCGAACTTGCCTCCAACTACtgatgaagaagagagtgatGAACTAATATGCATGGTAGCAGATGGACCACTTCTTCAAATGTGGTTCCGCATTGCATGA